A single Anopheles arabiensis isolate DONGOLA chromosome 2, AaraD3, whole genome shotgun sequence DNA region contains:
- the LOC120894379 gene encoding LOW QUALITY PROTEIN: uncharacterized protein LOC120894379 (The sequence of the model RefSeq protein was modified relative to this genomic sequence to represent the inferred CDS: deleted 1 base in 1 codon), which translates to MLLDLIQTVHVDVFHPNPQPKSYTIPAPKTTKPWMSSSKLNCRGGNSPGPLEAIFFGPQVGSGAKCGGGSAGRLLHARNVHKEICALLLGALESLRLSLQEFCTVLPHQWTALTGSTPLSNLDTEQRLRKLSDSAKLLDTEDDLAARANSDIAQLCAECILYWRRVLSAATQPAVHGLLAKKHHTLRVRRFAEGFFVIDNPRHLASGCYDSNYQNYVSICEMARRSRYLSSLPPLPVHCTPLDGDANSLPLIFEDRYTDANEYGKRRSGSEPHLNGTGALASASSTGTLVKPAKQHHHPNKIAPIVANTSKECSCGIATCYVEPVPKICGSYMGIMTPRYALGGDILQASLTITPAAAASQNGLCPKALSRHSVSTLLDPVPLAEVCPWDQQFKGIYTERGPSSGLAGGTLPTRHSKSLDQLEIQPNANSASLPRQHLHGTATVTNYNGYGTQQHQQQPPQQHLQQQQQQVGPPLHHQPQQRQPMIYQHPGQQTQQQLAGGIALLQTLPKSKPKNPVQAEDLLKNINEFREKYKNPGDPRKMIHAGGTATHNPTYDLQQDALGMSALLNGYAKPTTTGDYRHELKQSQQGMHNAPHHNNHRDQGHGGGPVGSTPAGSYYNSLPKGAGMGAPRSSFPPVRSKKQQQSSSISLPTKSASNTIPRSNSSQQLRQSTQNGAQSGGAGGTVNSATLPHRSVEFSRIRVADFKQLVHGQQQRRSTSNGSTHKIGGPGSGSAGTNVGRDSSSSATSPEITPRTRNKQRRLLSSASVPFQLENLELEPVGDAGPGVAGVVTGAGGFSESLPNLAPPPAAFASDSPPVRVGFEPSQHGTLQPGHVAQRSARGERGAAAQALAEAVERAATLGCESQEQHTVLDDRVLRAQQSKLDEVQVELRTRRYDSRRFGADGKLEQPREGVERYASPCANQRGKRSVRNGQRKACSRAGGNDGPGRYQHGRHKPPRRTNKKEKSKSDFDLAHISDYVFDDLRLLPPQQFRDVPPPPDEFRDPPSFVDDGSSKRVKEGAKKQAAPVLPPPSNIPSQPERQKIAKEEQKQQPVPPIQQQQTQQRQQIQYYATLPKSHPPVPMTPLSVIFQPQIITAPQPQPQQHYATPQTLMQQQQQQQQQQHHYSKPLNNQAYMGPGSTQPTPKPKCEVQAIDNPLYHIYEVVKTPRPVMKSQSSNELAAIAKCAETLNNANASNMCTVAVATQMQQAHQAPILHNGKAQYGQATMASTVERKASVRETPPTQPLPTVEPTVGTVGSVRRKVPEPDDDLDEESPDRKRVDPPMQLLEFEKCREEFRKQINYSGSIYSDFQKMASEMPYFHIADEFRAFSPAGLHLVICVHGLDGNSADLRLVRTYLELGLPGTHLEFLMSERNQGDTFSDFDTMTDRLVAEVLYHIETYQLNPSRISFVAHSLGTIIVRSALARPQMRPLLSRLHTFLSLSGPHLGTLYNSSGLVNMGMWFMQKWKKSGSLLQLCLRDAADPRQSFLYRLSQRSTLHHFKNVLLCGSSQDRYVPPHSARLELCKAAVRDQSNLGIVYREMVHNIIAPMLARQDLTLARFDVHHALPHTANALIGRAAHIAVLDSELFIEKFLLVAGLKYFS; encoded by the exons ATGTTGCTGGATTTGATCCAAACGGTGCATGTCGATGTGTTCCATCCGAATCCTCAACCCAAATCTTACACCATACC TGCACCCAAAACGACGAAACCGTGGATGAGCAGCTCGAAGCTAAACTGCCGCGGCGGCAACTCGCCCGGCCCGCTGGAGGCCATCTTCTTCGGGCCGCAGGTCGGCAGCGGTGCCAAATGTGGCGGTGGGTCGGCCGGCCGGCTGCTGCACGCTCGGAACGTTCACAAAGAAATCTGTGCCTTGCTGCTGGGGGCGCTGGAATCGCTCCGGCTGTCGCTGCAGGAGTTCTGCACCGTACTGCCCCACCAGTGGACAGCGCTGACCGGCTCGACGCCCCTGTCCAATCTCGACACCGAGCAAAGACTGAGGAAGCTGTCCGATTCGGCAAAG CTCCTAGACACTGAGGATGATCTGGCCGCACGGGCTAACTCGGACATTGCGCAGCTTTGCGCCGAATGTATACTGTACTGGCGGCGGGTACTGTCGGCTGCCACGCAGCCGGCCGTACATGGACTGCTGGCAAAGAAGCACCATACGCTGCGTGTGCGACGCTTTGCCGAGGGGTTCTTCGTGATCGATAACCCCAGACATCTGGCCAGTGGGTGTTACGACTCGAACTATCAGAACTACGTCTCGATCTGCGAGATGGCTCGACGGTCGCGCTATCTGTCCTCCTTGCCGCCGCTGCCCGTGCACTGTACACCGCTCGACGGGGACGCCAACTCGTTGCCACTCATCTTTGAGGACCGTTACACCGACGCGAACGAGTACGGCAAGCGCAGATCGGGCAGTGAGCCTCACCTCAACGGGACCGGTGCGCTGGCATCCGCCAGCAGTACCGGCACGCTGGTGAAACCCGCCAAACAGCATCACCACCCGAACAAGATCGCCCCGATCGTGGCCAACACCAGCAAAGAATGCTCCTGTGGCATCGCGACCTGCTACGTCGAGCCAGTGCCCAAGATCTGTGGCAGCTACATGGGCATCATGACGCCCCGGTATGCGCTCGGGGGCGATATACTGCAGGCGAGCCTTACCATTACACCGGCCGCTGCTGCCTCCCAGAACGGGCTCTGTCCCAAGGCACTGTCGCGACACTCCGTCTCGACGCTGCTCGATCCGGTCCCGCTGGCGGAGGTGTGCCCGTGGGATCAGCAGTTCAAGGGCATCTACACCGAGCGCGGCCCGTCGAGTGGTCTGGCCGGTGGTACGCTCCCGACACGTCACAGCAAATCGCTCGATCAGCTGGAAATACAACCGAACGCTAACTCGGCATCGCTACCGCGGCAACATCTACACGGTACGGCAACGGTGACCAACTACAATGGCTACGGGacgcaacaacaccaacaacaaccaccacagcAACAtcttcaacagcagcagcaacaggtaGGACCTCCACTTCATCATCAGCCGCAGCAACGGCAACCGATGATATACCAACATCCCGGACAGCAAACCCAGCAACAGCTGGCTGGCGGCATAGCGCTCCTTCAGACACTTCCCAAGTCGAAACCCAAAAACCCGGTCCAGGCGGAAGATCTGCTAAAGAACATCAACGAGTTTCGCGAGAAGTACAAGAACCCGGGCGATCCGCGCAAGATGATCCATGCCGGTGGTACCGCCACCCACAACCCTACCTACGATCTGCAGCAAGACGCACTCGGCATGTCGGCGCTGCTGAACGGGTACGccaaacccaccaccaccggtgaCTATCGGCACGAGCTGAAACAGTCGCAGCAGGGGATGCACAACGCGCCCCACCACAACAACCACCGCGACCAGGGCCATGGGGGCGGCCCGGTCGGTTCCACGCCGGCGGGCAGCTACTACAACTCGCTGCCCAAGGGCGCCGGCATGGGAGCACCCCGGAGCTCCTTCCCGCCGGTACGCAGCAAAAAGCAGCAACAGTCCAGCTCCATCTCGCTACCCACCAAGTCGGCCTCGAACACGATCCCGCGCAGCAACTCGTCCCAGCAGCTGCGCCAAAGCACCCAGAACGGTGCCCAATCGGGTGGGGCCGGCGGTACGGTGAACAGTGCCACCCTGCCGCACCGTTCGGTGGAGTTTTCCCGCATTCGTGTGGCCGACTTCAAGCAGCTCGTgcacgggcagcagcagcgacggaGCACTTCCAACGGTAGCACGCACAAGATTGGCGGCCCTGGCAGCGGCAGTGCGGGGACGAATGTAGGACGAGATTCGAGCAGCTCGGCTACGAGTCCGGAAATTACCCCGCGCACACGCAACAAGCAGCGCCGGCTGCTTTCGTCCGCCAGCGTCCCGTTTCAGTTGGAAAATCTGGAGCTCGAACCGGTGGGCGATGCGGGGCCGGGTGTCGCTGGCGTTGTGACCGGAGCGGGCGGGTTTAGCGAGAGTCTTCCGAATCTTGCACCTCCGCCGGCCGCTTTCGCTAGCGATTCACCGCCCG TCCGGGTGGGTTTCGAGCCGTCGCAGCACGGGACCCTCCAGCCCGGACACGTTGCGCAACGATCAGCGCGTGGTGAACGGGGAGCAGCTGCGCAAGCGCTTGCTGAAGCTGTTGAACGAGCAGCCACGCTTGGTTGCGAATCGCAAGAACAGCACACCGTCCTCGACGACCGAGTTCTTCGCGCGCAGCAATCAAAGCTCGATGAAGTCCAAGTCGAGCTACGCACCAGGCGATATGATTCGCGGCGCTTCGGTGCAGACGGAAAACTGGAACAACCTCGAGAAGGAGTGGAACGATACGCGAGCCCGTGCGCTAACCAGCGCGGCAAGCGGTCCGTACGGAATGGTCAGCGGAAAGCGTGCTCCCGAGCCGGCGGAAACGACGGCCCGGGAAGGTATCAGCACGGCCGACATAAA CCACCGCGGCGCACGAACAAGAAGGAAAAATCCAAATCCGACTTCGATCTTGCCCACATCTCGGACTACGTGTTCGATGACTTGCGGCTGCTGCCGCCACAACAGTTCCGGGACGTACCGCCGCCCCCGGATGAGTTCCGCGATCCTCCCTCGTTCGTGGACGACGGTTCGAGCAAGCGCGTTAAGGAGGGAGCGAAAAAGCAAGCCGCACCCGTGCTGCCTCCTCCCTCCAACATTCCTTCCCAGCCCGAACGTCAGAAGATTGCGAAAGAGGAGCAAAAACAGCAGCCTGTGCCACCGATCCAGCAACAACAGACACAACAGCGCCAACAGATCCAGTACTACGCTACGCTGCCGAAAAGCCATCCGCCTGTACCGATGACTCCGCTGTCCGTCATATTTCAGCCGCAGATCATTACGGCACCTCAGCCCCAGCCCCAGCAACACTACGCCACTCCCCAGACTctaatgcagcagcagcagcagcagcaacagcagcagcatcattacAGCAAACCACTGAACAATCAGGCCTACATGGGACCGGGCTCGACGCAGCCCACACCAAAGCCCAAGTGCGAGGTACAGGCGATCGATAACCCACTCTACCACATCTACGAGGTGGTAAAGACGCCCCGTCCCGTCATGAAATCGCAAAGCTCGAACGAACTGGCCGCCATTGCAAAGTGTGCCGAAACGCTGAACAACGCGAACGCCTCCAACATGTGCACCGTGGCCGTGGCAACGCAGATGCAGCAGGCACACCAAGCACCGATCCTACACAACGGCAAGGCACAGTACGGACAGGCGACGATGGCGTCCACGGTCGAGCGGAAAGCATCGGTACGggaaacaccaccaacacaaccGCTACCGACCGTTGAGCCGACCGTCGGGACCGTCGGGTCGGTACGGCGCAAGGTACCCGAGCCCGACGACGACCTGGACGAGGAGAGCCCGGACCGCAAGCGGGTCGATCCGCCGATGCAGCTGCTCGAGTTTGAAAAGTGCCGCGAAGAGTTCCGGAAGCAGATCAACTACTCCGGCTCGATCTATTCCGATTTCCAGAAGATGGCCTCGGAGATGCCGTACTTTCACATCGCGGACGAGTTTCGCGCCTTCTCGCCGGCGGGGCTGCATCTGGTGATCTGTGTGCACGGGCTGGACGGCAATTCGGCTGATTTGAGGCTGGTGCGCACCTATCTGGAGCTCGGGCTGCCTGGTACGCATCTGGAGTTTCTGATGTCGGAACGGAACCAGGGCGATACGTTCTCCGACTTCGACACGATGACCGATCGGCTGGTGGCGGAGGTCCTGTACCACATCGAAACATATCAGCTCAACCCGAGCCGCATCTCGTTCGTGGCCCACTCGCTCGGCACGATCATAGTGCGGTCGGCGCTGGCACGCCCGCAGATGCGGCCACTGCTGTCCCGGCTGCACACGTTCCTGTCACTGTCCGGACCGCATCTCGGCACGCTGTACAACTCGAGCGGGCTGGTCAATATGG GTATGTGGTTTATGCAAAAGTGGAAAAAGTCCGGctcgctgctgcagctgtgcTTGCGCGATGCAGCCGATCCACGCCAAAGCTTCCTCTATCGGTTGAGCCAGCGAAGCACGCTGCACCACTTCAAGAACGTGCTGCTCTGCGGATCGTCCCAGGATCGGTACGTGCCACCGCATTCGGCCCGTCTAGAGCTGTGCAAGGCGGCCGTTCGTGATCAGTCGAACCTTGGGATCGTCTATCG TGAAATGGTGCACAACATCATTGCACCGATGCTGGCCAGACAGGATCTAACGCTGGCGCGGTTCGATGTGCACCATGCGCTACCACACACGGCCAATGCGCTGATCGGTCGGGCGGCTCACATTGCCGTGCTCGATTCGGAGCTGTTCATCGAGAAGTTCCTGCTGGTGGCGGGTTTGAAGTATTTCAGCTAG
- the LOC120908502 gene encoding protein lethal(2)essential for life-like encodes MSIVPIFFRNWWDDEWDRPLWNSRLLDQHFGGGVTADDLLNAMASVGDRRLQPRHHHHHLNRYSRPWHSSCLATKKDSGSTVNVTGDKFQINLDVQQFSPEEISVKYVDKSIVVEGKHEEKQDEHGYISRHFVRRYVLPNGHNESDIVSSLSSDGILTITCPRKELEQKKPERAIPITHTGQPAKKLAAAGDAEPAKKNGEKMES; translated from the coding sequence ATGTCGATCGTACCGATTTTCTTCCGCAACTGGTGGGACGACGAATGGGACCGTCCGCTGTGGAACTCCCGTCTGCTGGACCAACACTTCGGTGGCGGTGTGACCGCGGATGACCTTCTGAACGCTATGGCTTCGGTGGGCGATCGTCGACTGCAGCcgcgccatcatcatcaccatctgAACCGATACAGCCGTCCATGGCACAGCTCGTGTTTGGCCACGAAAAAGGACAGCGGATCGACGGTGAACGTTACGGGAGACAAGTTCCAGATTAACCTCGATGTGCAGCAGTTCTCGCCGGAGGAGATCTCGGTGAAGTACGTGGACAAATCGATCGTGGTGGAGGGCAAGCACGAGGAGAAACAGGACGAGCATGGCTACATCTCGCGCCACTTTGTGCGTCGGTACGTGCTTCCCAATGGCCACAATGAGAGCGATATTGTGTCGTCGCTGTCGTCGGATGGCATCCTGACGATTACGTGTCCGCGCAAGGAGCTGGAACAGAAGAAACCGGAGCGTGCCATTCCAATCACCCATACTGGCCAGCCGGCGAAGAAGCTGGCGGCCGCTGGGGACGCTGAGCCGGCCAAGAAGAATGGAGAGAAGATGGAATCATAA